The following are encoded together in the Glycine max cultivar Williams 82 chromosome 8, Glycine_max_v4.0, whole genome shotgun sequence genome:
- the LOX10 gene encoding lipoxygenase-10, with product MFPVVSGIFNRGQKLKGTVVLMRKNVLDINALTSAQSATGIIGGAIGAVGDIIGTGVDTLTSFLGRSVALKLISATSADSTGKGKVGKQTFLEGLVASLPTLRAGESALDIHFEWDSDMGIPGAFYIENFMQVEFFLVSLTLEDVPNHGTIHFVCNSWVYNAKMYKNTRIFFTNKTYLPSETPGPLVKYREEELKTLRGDGTGQRKEHERIYDYDVYNDLGTPEKDNLARPVLGGSTLPYPRRGRTGRNKSKKDPKSEIRSDSVYIPRDESFGHLKSSDFLAYILKSASQNVIPQLQSALRLQFNQPEFTSFDDVRGLYDGGIKLPTDALSKLSPIPLFTELFRTDGEQVLKFPTPKVIQVNLSGWMTDEEFAREMIAGVNPHIIKKLEEFPPKSKLDSQLYGDNTSTITKENLEPNLGGLTVEQAIQNNKLFILDHHDTLIPYLRRINATETKAYATRTILFLQDNGTLKPLAIELSKPHPQGDNFGPVSDVYLPAEQGVEASIWLLAKAYVIVNDSCYHQLVSHWLNTHAVVEPFVIATNRHLSVVHPIHKLLLPHYHDTMNINALARNVLVNAEGIIESTFFWGKYALEMSAVVYKDWVFPEQALPADLVKRGVAVEDSSSPHGLRLLIEDYPYAADGLEIWATIKSWVQEYVSFYYKSDAAIAQDAELQAFWKELVEVGHGDKKNEPWWGKMKTRQELIESCTTLIWTASALHAAVNFGQYPYGGYILNRPTLSRRFMPEIGSPEYDELAKNPQKAYLKTITGKSDALKDLTIIEVLSRHASDELYLGQRDGGEFWTFDKEPLEAFKRFGKKLAEIEQKLIQRNNDETLRNRYGPVQMPYTLLYPSSEEGLTCRGIPNSISI from the exons CAACCGGAAAGGGAAAGGTTGGAAAGCAAACTTTTCTGGAAGGTCTTGTTGCTTCCTTACCAACCTTGCGAgctggagagtctgcattggaTATTCACTTTGAATGGGACAGTGACATGGGAATTCCTGGAGCATTCTACATAGAGAATTTCATGCAAGTTGAATTCTTCCTTGTGAGTTTGACTCTTGAAGACGTTCCTAACCATGGAACCATCCACTTTGTTTGCAACTCATGGGTTTACAATGCAAAAATGTACAAAAACACTCGTATCTTTTTTACCAACAAG ACATACCTTCCAAGTGAAACACCGGGTCCACTAGTGAAGTACAGAGAAGAAGAATTGAAGACTTTGAGAGGAGATGGAACAGGACAGCGCAAAGAACATGAAAGGATCTATGATTATGATGTCTACAATGATTTGGGAACACCCGAAAAGGACAATTTGGCTCGCCCGGTTCTCGGGGGGTCCACCTTGCCTTACCCTCGCAGAGGAAGAACTGGTAGAAACAAATCTAAAAAAG ATCCTAAAAGCGAGATTCGCAGCGACTCTGTTTACATTCCGAGGGATGAGTCATTTGGTCACTTGAAGTCATCAGATTTCCTTGCTTATATACTCAAATCTGCATCTCAAAATGTGATACCTCAATTACAATCTGCACTTAGACTACAATTCAACCAGCCTGAGTTTACTAGCTTTGACGACGTGCGCGGACTCTATGATGGTGGGATTAAGTTGCCTACTGATGCACTTAGCAAGCTTAGTCCTATACCATTGTTCACTGAACTCTTCAGAACTGATGGGGAACAGGTCCTTAAGTTTCCCACACCTAAAGTAATTCAAG TGAATCTGTCTGGATGGATGACTGATGAAGAGTTTGCAAGAGAGATGATTGCTGGAGTAAATCCACACATTATTAAGAAACTTGAG GAGTTCCCACCAAAGAGCAAGCTAGATAGCCAACTTTACGGTGATAATACCAGCACAATAACCAAAGAAAACTTAGAGCCTAACTTGGGTGGACTCACTGTAGAACAG GCTATCCAAAACAACAAATTGTTCATACTAGACCATCATGACACACTAATTCCATATTTGAGGAGAATAAACGCAACTGAGACAAAGGCCTATGCTACTAGAACCATCCTTTTCTTGCAAGATAATGGAACTTTAAAGCCATTGGCCATTGAACTAAGTAAACCACATCCTCAGGGTGATAATTTTGGCCCTGTTAGTGATGTTTACCTTCCAGCAGAACAAGGTGTTGAAGCTTCTATTTGGCTACTTGCCAAGGCTTATGTGATCGTAAATGACTCTTGCTACCACCAGCTTGTCAGCCATTG GTTAAACACTCATGCAGTTGTTGAGCCATTCGTGATAGCAACAAACAGGCATCTTAGTGTTGTGCACCCTATTCACAAACTTCTTCTTCCACACTATCACGACACAATGAACATCAATGCCCTTGCTAGGAATGTCCTGGTGAATGCTGAGGGTATTATAGAATCAACATTCTTCTGGGGAAAATATGCTTTGGAAATGTCTGCTGTTGTATACAAGGATTGGGTTTTCCCTGAGCAGGCACTACCTGCTGATCTTGTTAAGAG AGGTGTGGCTGTTGAGGATTCATCTTCTCCACATGGTCTTCGTCTTTTGATAGAGGACTATCCTTATGCTGCTGATGGATTAGAGATATGGGCTACTATCAAGTCATGGGTCCAAGAATATGTCTCTTTCTACTACAAGTCAGATGCTGCTATTGCACAAGATGCTGAACTCCAAGCCTTTTGGAAAGAACTAGTAGAGGTTGGCCACGGTGACAAGAAAAATGAGCCATGGTGGGGGAAGATGAAAACTCGCCAAGAGTTGATTGAATCTTGCACCACACTCATTTGGACTGCTTCAGCCCTTCATGCAGCTGTTAATTTTGGACAATATCCTTATGGTGGCTATATCCTTAACCGGCCAACTCTTAGCAGGCGATTCATGCCTGAGATAGGGTCCCCTGAGTATGATGAGCTTGCTAAGAACCCTCAGAAGGCATATTTGAAAACAATTACAGGGAAGAGTGATGCCCTTAAAGACCTTACAATTATAGAGGTCTTGTCAAGGCATGCTTCCGATGAGTTGTACCTTGGACAGAGAGATGGTGGTGAATTTTGGACTTTTGACAAAGAGCCATTAGAGGCCTTCAAGAGGTTTGGAAAGAAGTTGGCAGAAATTGAGCAAAAGCTCATCCAAAGGAACAATGATGAGACACTGAGGAACCGATACGGCCCAGTGCAGATGCCCTACACATTGCTTTATCCTTCTAGTGAAGAAGGGTTGACTTGCAGAGGCATTCCTAACAGCATCTCCATCTAA